AGATGGAATTTATCGCCGGAATCTGTTTGATTTTTTCCTATTTCGGATGGGTGGCCGCACAATTTGTGGCACTCGGAATTATGGTGCAGATTCTCTTTGGAATCAACCAATTCACAGCCATAGTCATCGGTGCTTGTCTTGTTGTTTTTTATACTTATCTTGGGGGAATGTGGTCTGTCTCTTTAACGGATTTTTTCCAATCCATCTCCATCATCATAGGCCTTGTGATCGTTTTATTCGAGTTAAACGAAGTAAAACCAATTTGGACTTCGATTCAAGAAAAACCCGATGGGTTCTTTCGTTTTTTTCCAGAGCCCAATTACCATGCATGGACTTTGTATCTTTCTGCTTGGATGGTGGTGGGTTTTGGATCCTTACCCCAACAGGATATCTTCCAAAGGGTGATGTCAGCAAAATCCGAAAAAGTGGCCATTACCGCCTCTTATCTTTCTTCCGTTTTGTATCTACTCTTTGCCCTTATCCCTTTGTTTTTAGGTCTCCATGCCAAAAGTCTCCTTCCCGATTTTGATTTACATGGAGAAACAGGACAACTTCTCATCCCCACAATGATTTCTAAGTTTGCAAGCCCCTGGGTGCAGATTTTATTTTTTTCAGCCCTCATCTCTGCGATTCTTTCCACTGCCTCAGGAGCCATCCTTGCCCCCTCTTCCATTCTATCTGAGAATATTCTAAAATACGCATTTAAAGATATGAATGATAAAAAGTTACTCCTTCTCTCAAGAACTTCCGTTCTTATCATTGCAGGAATTTCATTTTTACTCGCTGTCGGAAAACCATCTATCTATGCCCTTGTAGAAGACTCAGGAGGGATCTCTCTTGTCACACTTTTCATTCCAATGGTATTTGGACTGATGAGTCAAAAGGCAGATGAAAGAGCTGCGCTTTTTTCTCTATTTGTGGGAATTGGAACTTGGCTTGTTTTGGAAGTTTACGGCGACGATATGACAAGCCACTTCTATGGAACTATAGCCAGTCTTATCGCCATCCTTGTGGGAATGTATTTCTTTCCTAAGAAAGAGCAATCGATAGAAGCCAAGTAAATACTTCTTTCATCTCTATCCCGAGCGCTTTTGCTTGTTGGGGGATAAGACTTGTCCCAGTCATTCCTGGCAGAGTGTTGGTTTCTAAAACATAAGGGACTCCGTCACTAATGATAAAATCTGTTCGCGAGTATCCTTTGCATCCAAGCACTTCATGACACTTTAAAGTATACTCTTGGAGTTTTTTTGTGATCTCATCACCAACAGGTGCTGGGGTAATTTCTTCGCTTCCCCCTTTAGTGTATTTTGCCTCAAAATCAAAAAACTCAGACTTAGGCCGAATCTCTGTTGGTACGAGAGCAAAGGGAATTCGTTTTTCTCCTTCCTTTTTT
The sequence above is drawn from the Leptospira sp. WS4.C2 genome and encodes:
- a CDS encoding sodium:solute symporter family protein translates to MSFQAVFIVGYLLITIAIGVYAAKKVKNSRDFILAGRSLPLPISTAALFATWFGSETILGSSVEFAKGGFLSVIQDPFGGALCLFLLGLVFAKYLYRMQILTFGDFYRNRYGKKMEFIAGICLIFSYFGWVAAQFVALGIMVQILFGINQFTAIVIGACLVVFYTYLGGMWSVSLTDFFQSISIIIGLVIVLFELNEVKPIWTSIQEKPDGFFRFFPEPNYHAWTLYLSAWMVVGFGSLPQQDIFQRVMSAKSEKVAITASYLSSVLYLLFALIPLFLGLHAKSLLPDFDLHGETGQLLIPTMISKFASPWVQILFFSALISAILSTASGAILAPSSILSENILKYAFKDMNDKKLLLLSRTSVLIIAGISFLLAVGKPSIYALVEDSGGISLVTLFIPMVFGLMSQKADERAALFSLFVGIGTWLVLEVYGDDMTSHFYGTIASLIAILVGMYFFPKKEQSIEAK